GAAGAAATATTTTTTAAAATAAGAGCGATTTGGGCCTGCTCAAAAACGGCAGGACGGTGAAGTTGAACTTCATCCCAAACTCCTTTTGGAACCCAAATCTGAAAGTCAGAGAGTAAGGAGAGACTTCCCAGTTCATCGAGGTGAATAAGTGGTCCGGCATCACAAACAGCGATTAAAGGAGGAGGGTCATTCCTGACCATGAAGGCCCCATTCTACATCATTCCGGATAAATTTATCCATTATTTCAGGCCGGTGGCTATCCAGAAATCGACGCAGGGCTTCCAGTAAAAGTTCATTTTCATCCCGATACCATCCCTCTTCAACCAGGAATCGAATCTGCTGGTGAAGCCGGGGTGGAATAGCCATTTGAAAGGACTGGTCCATCTTTTTCTCCTTGCCATAAACAATTTGCCAGATACTTATTAGGGTAATAAATTTATTTAACTCTGTCAAATAATATTAACATTTTTCATGCCTTGTGGTGCCAGCCCCGGCGGGCATGAGGGCCTAAGATGAAATTAACGGCTGTAGCCTAGGGGGAAGACTTGGGGTACTGGTTTAAATTTTAAACCGTCTTAGTCTCAATGAATTGCTGACCACCGAGACCGAGCTGAAGGCCATGGCGGCCGAGGCCAGGATGGGGTTCAGTAAGATTCCCCAGAAGGGATAGAGGATACCGGCGGCGATGGGGATGCCCAGGACATTGTAAAAAAAAGCCCAGAAGAGATTTTGCCGGATGGTCCGGATGGTTTTTTGGGAAAGCTTTATGGCCGTGATGATGACCCGGAGGTCATCGCGGATCAGGGTAATATCCGAGGCCTCCATGGCCACATCCGTACCGGTGCCGATGGCGATCCCGACGTTGGCCTGGGCCAGGGCCGGGGCATCGTTGATGCCGTCGCCGACCATGGCCACCTTTTTGCCTTCTTTTTGCAGTTTCTTGATCTGTTCGGTCTTGTCCTGTGGCAGGACTTCGGCCAGGACGCGGTCAAGATGGAGTTGCCGGCCGATGGCCTGGGCGGTCTGTTGATTGTCTCCGGTCAGCATAACCACTTCCAAACCCATTCGTCTGAGTTCGGCCACCGCCTCCTGGGAGTGTTCTTTCAGGGTATCGGCCAGGGCCAGCAAACCGACGATCTTTCCGCTGCGGGCAACGTACATCAGGGTTTTCCCCTGATCGGCTACGGCCTGGGCCTGCTCGATGACGCCTGTCAAATCCAGTCCCCTGGAGTCCATCAAGCGTTTATTGCCGATCAGGATTTCCTGGCCTGCTTCCTCGGCCATGACCCCCTGTCCGCTTAAGGCCTGAAAGTGCTCTATCGCTGATAGTGGAAGGTTTTCCTCTTTCGCCTTGCGGACTATGGCTTCTCCCAAAGGATGTTCCGAATTCCGTTCCACCGAGGCGGCTAAAATCAGCAGTTCCCTGGTATCGAATCCCTCCCAGGGAATAATATCGGTCACGGCTAATTGGCCTTTGGTCAGGGTGCCGGTCTTGTCAAAGACAATGGTGGTCAGTTGATGGACCGATTCCAGACTTTCCCCGCCCTTGATCAGGATACCGTTTTCCGCCCCTTTACCGGTTCCGACCATGATGGCTGTCGGGGTGGCCAGGCCCAGGGCACAGGGGCAGGCAATGATCATCACGGCCACAAAATTCAGTAAGGCGAAGGTCAGGGTAGGGGGGGGACCCCAAAAATACCAGATCACAAAGGTCAGGGAGGCAATCCCCATCACCACGGGCACAAAAATACCGGCCACCTGGTCGGCCAGGCGCTGGATCGGGGCCTTGCTGCCCTGGGCCTGTTCCACCAGCAGGATGATCTGGGCCAGGGCCGTTTCCTCGCCGATCCGGGTGGCTTCAAAAACAAAGCTGCCGCTTTTGTTCAGGGTGGCTCCGATGACCTCGTCTCCCGGGTTCTTGTCCACCGGCAGGCTCTCTCCGGTCAGCATGGATTCATCCACTGCCGAACGCCCTTCCTTTATGCGACCATCCACCGGGATTTTCTCTCCCGGCCGGACCAGAATACGATCCCCTTTCCGGACCTCTTCCACCGGGATATCCTGTTCCTGATTGTCCCGAATGACCCTGGCCGTCTTCGGGGCCAGGCCCATCAGTTTGCGAATGGCCTCAGAGGTCTGTCCCTTGGCCCGGGCTTCCAATAACCGGCCTAAGAGGATGAGGGCAATAATCATGGCCGCACTGTCAAAATAGACTGTCGGGGTCAAGCCGCTTTTTAAAAAGAGAGAAGGGAAAAAGGTGGCTATGGTAGAATAGATATAGGCCGATAAAGTCCCCACGGCGATCAGGGTATTCATGTCGGCGCTACCGTGGCGGGCCGCACCCCAGGCCCCGGTAAAAAACTGCTTCCCGGCCCAGAACTGGACCGGCGTGGTCAGGATAAAAAGGATATAAAAAAGGATGTGGTGCGGCACTTCCCGCAAGTAGGGGATGTAGTGGGGCATGGAAAGGACCATGATCAAGGCCCCGCTGATGACACTGAAGATGAATTTCTTTTTGATCAGGGCCAGTTCTTTTTGGCGTTCTTCCCGTTCCCGGTCCCGGAGTTCGGCCCTGGCCAGGCCCCGGAACTGGTATCCGGCCTCTTCGATGGCCTTTTTTAATATTTCCAGATTGACTTTCTTCGGGTCGTAAAGAACCTGGGCCTTTTCCGTGGCAAAGTTGACCGCCGCCTGTTCCACCCCTTCGATCCCCCCCAGTGCCTTTTCCACCCGGACTACACAGGCGGCACAACTCATCCCCCCTACGGACAGGGCGGTTTTTTCCAGGTCTTTCTGGTCGCTATTTTCCATTATTTTTATACTCTTTCCAAAATCGGCTGAATTTTTTCCTATAAAGGTAAGTAACTTCAACCGATTTGTCAAATCATCCCGGGAAAAATGATGGAGCTTGAAAGGACGGCTGCT
This Deltaproteobacteria bacterium DNA region includes the following protein-coding sequences:
- a CDS encoding CopG family transcriptional regulator, which gives rise to MDQSFQMAIPPRLHQQIRFLVEEGWYRDENELLLEALRRFLDSHRPEIMDKFIRNDVEWGLHGQE
- a CDS encoding copper-translocating P-type ATPase; the protein is MENSDQKDLEKTALSVGGMSCAACVVRVEKALGGIEGVEQAAVNFATEKAQVLYDPKKVNLEILKKAIEEAGYQFRGLARAELRDREREERQKELALIKKKFIFSVISGALIMVLSMPHYIPYLREVPHHILFYILFILTTPVQFWAGKQFFTGAWGAARHGSADMNTLIAVGTLSAYIYSTIATFFPSLFLKSGLTPTVYFDSAAMIIALILLGRLLEARAKGQTSEAIRKLMGLAPKTARVIRDNQEQDIPVEEVRKGDRILVRPGEKIPVDGRIKEGRSAVDESMLTGESLPVDKNPGDEVIGATLNKSGSFVFEATRIGEETALAQIILLVEQAQGSKAPIQRLADQVAGIFVPVVMGIASLTFVIWYFWGPPPTLTFALLNFVAVMIIACPCALGLATPTAIMVGTGKGAENGILIKGGESLESVHQLTTIVFDKTGTLTKGQLAVTDIIPWEGFDTRELLILAASVERNSEHPLGEAIVRKAKEENLPLSAIEHFQALSGQGVMAEEAGQEILIGNKRLMDSRGLDLTGVIEQAQAVADQGKTLMYVARSGKIVGLLALADTLKEHSQEAVAELRRMGLEVVMLTGDNQQTAQAIGRQLHLDRVLAEVLPQDKTEQIKKLQKEGKKVAMVGDGINDAPALAQANVGIAIGTGTDVAMEASDITLIRDDLRVIITAIKLSQKTIRTIRQNLFWAFFYNVLGIPIAAGILYPFWGILLNPILASAAMAFSSVSVVSNSLRLRRFKI